A region of Streptomyces sp. WMMC500 DNA encodes the following proteins:
- the pstA gene encoding phosphate ABC transporter permease PstA translates to MKTLPSGAPPPATTTVPAAGAEAGVRRRGPEERRNTATLRATDAYAVAGAGAASLSVTGLLFTRLTPFTGALAFVVIAFLLFIGLYALLVSFDEDGPAVVDRVVTVLVHSLAVLMLTALVFVVVYTLWEGREALRHLNFFTEDMVNAGPLDPITVGGIRHAATGTLIQISIALVITVPTGIVCAVFLNEVPGRFSRFVRTIVEAMTALPSIVAGLFIYAMVIVTLGVPESGFAAALALSVMMLPIIIRAADVVIRLVPGTLREAAYATGSPRWRTVWHVVLPTARSGLTTAVILGTARGVGETSPVLLTAGYTTATNTDPLTGAMTSLPLAAFNLVKSPEPAYIARGFGAAATLMALVLLLFVVARLVGGRAPGELTRRQQHRRVLGSRRDLRRMTERAETRAARHAAARLTVGGASVPGTGPPTVLSGDPADSTDPVDPTGPRTDKPGDAPAESRSEKEE, encoded by the coding sequence ATGAAAACGCTTCCGTCCGGGGCACCGCCGCCCGCCACCACCACCGTCCCCGCCGCGGGGGCGGAGGCCGGCGTGCGCAGGCGGGGTCCGGAGGAGCGCCGCAACACCGCCACGTTGCGGGCCACGGACGCCTACGCCGTCGCGGGGGCAGGGGCCGCGTCGCTGAGCGTCACCGGGCTGCTCTTCACCCGGCTCACCCCGTTCACGGGTGCGCTCGCCTTCGTCGTGATCGCCTTCCTGCTCTTCATCGGGCTGTACGCGCTGCTGGTCTCGTTCGACGAGGACGGGCCCGCGGTCGTCGACCGGGTGGTGACGGTGCTCGTGCACAGCCTCGCGGTGCTGATGCTGACGGCCCTGGTCTTCGTTGTCGTCTACACGCTGTGGGAGGGCCGCGAGGCGCTGCGGCACCTGAACTTCTTCACCGAGGACATGGTGAACGCGGGCCCGCTGGACCCGATCACCGTCGGCGGCATCCGGCACGCCGCCACGGGGACCCTGATCCAGATCAGCATCGCGCTGGTGATCACGGTGCCCACCGGGATCGTGTGCGCGGTGTTCCTCAACGAGGTGCCCGGCCGGTTCTCGCGGTTCGTGCGCACGATCGTCGAGGCGATGACGGCGCTGCCCTCGATCGTCGCCGGGCTGTTCATCTACGCCATGGTGATCGTCACCCTCGGTGTCCCGGAGTCCGGCTTCGCCGCGGCTCTCGCACTGTCCGTGATGATGCTGCCCATCATCATCAGGGCGGCGGACGTGGTGATCCGGCTGGTGCCCGGCACGCTGCGGGAGGCCGCGTACGCCACCGGCTCGCCGCGCTGGCGCACCGTATGGCACGTCGTGCTGCCCACCGCGCGGTCCGGCCTGACGACCGCCGTGATCCTGGGCACAGCCCGCGGCGTGGGCGAGACCTCCCCGGTGCTGCTGACCGCCGGCTACACGACGGCGACCAACACCGACCCGCTCACCGGCGCCATGACGTCGCTGCCGCTGGCCGCCTTCAACCTGGTCAAGTCCCCGGAACCCGCCTACATCGCCCGCGGCTTCGGCGCCGCGGCGACGCTGATGGCCCTGGTCCTGCTGCTGTTCGTGGTCGCCCGGCTGGTCGGCGGGCGCGCCCCCGGGGAACTGACCCGGCGCCAGCAGCACCGCCGCGTACTGGGCTCGCGCCGGGACCTGCGCCGCATGACGGAGCGCGCGGAGACCCGCGCCGCGAGGCACGCCGCGGCACGCCTCACGGTGGGCGGCGCGTCCGTCCCGGGCACCGGTCCCCCCACCGTGCTCTCCGGCGATCCCGCCGATTCCACGGATCCGGTCGATCCCACCGGTCCGCGGACCGACAAGCCCGGCGACGCCCCCGCCGAGTCCCGTAGCGAGAAGGAGGAGTAG
- the pstC gene encoding phosphate ABC transporter permease subunit PstC, producing MTTHVPTDTPRRLHADSGPADRIFRGGLRGGGALVLAIMSLVGGFLAYQAWQALEEAGTSFLTTETWEPDSRNFGIVAVLVGTVLIAAVAIVIAVPLALGTALYISEMAPESLRRTLISLVDLMAAVPSVVYGLWGLFFLQGEVVGLARWLSTYCGWFPPFKVTGADPKDPLATETVYTASTFIAGIVVAMMVAPIICSIMREVFSQAPVGEREGALALGATRWGMIRSVVLPFGRGGMIGGTMLGLGRALGETIGVYLVISPVFEIQWHVLEAGGNSVSALIALRYGEASEFGMSALMAAGLALFLVTLVVNFLASSIVARSRSGASTE from the coding sequence GTGACGACACATGTGCCCACGGACACGCCCCGGCGCCTGCACGCCGACTCGGGGCCGGCCGACCGGATCTTCCGCGGCGGCCTGCGGGGCGGCGGGGCGCTGGTGCTCGCCATCATGTCCCTGGTGGGCGGCTTCCTCGCGTACCAGGCGTGGCAGGCGCTGGAGGAGGCCGGCACCAGCTTCCTCACCACCGAGACGTGGGAGCCCGACTCCCGCAACTTCGGCATCGTGGCCGTCCTCGTCGGCACCGTGCTGATCGCCGCCGTCGCCATCGTGATCGCGGTGCCGCTGGCGCTCGGCACCGCGCTCTACATCTCCGAGATGGCGCCCGAGTCGCTCCGCCGCACGCTGATCAGCCTGGTCGACCTGATGGCGGCGGTGCCGTCGGTGGTCTACGGCCTGTGGGGACTGTTCTTCCTGCAGGGCGAGGTCGTCGGCCTGGCCCGCTGGCTGTCCACCTACTGCGGCTGGTTCCCGCCGTTCAAGGTGACCGGCGCGGACCCCAAGGACCCGCTGGCCACCGAGACCGTCTACACCGCCTCGACGTTCATCGCCGGGATCGTGGTGGCGATGATGGTCGCCCCGATCATCTGCTCCATCATGCGGGAGGTCTTCTCGCAGGCCCCGGTGGGCGAGCGCGAGGGCGCCCTGGCGCTGGGCGCCACGCGCTGGGGCATGATCCGCTCCGTCGTGCTGCCGTTCGGCCGCGGCGGCATGATCGGCGGCACCATGCTCGGTCTGGGCCGCGCCCTCGGCGAGACCATCGGCGTCTACCTGGTCATCTCCCCGGTCTTCGAGATCCAGTGGCACGTGCTCGAGGCCGGCGGCAACTCCGTCTCCGCGCTGATCGCCCTGCGCTACGGCGAGGCCAGCGAGTTCGGCATGTCCGCGCTGATGGCCGCGGGACTGGCGCTGTTCCTCGTGACGCTCGTCGTCAACTTCCTCGCCTCCTCCATCGTCGCGCGCAGCCGCTCGGGGGCGTCCACTGAGTGA
- the deoC gene encoding deoxyribose-phosphate aldolase — MPRTPTAAAGPPASLADVTASDAALRRFLHGLPGVDPVGLEARAAALGTRSIKTTAKAYALDLAVSMIDLTTLEGSDTPGKVRALCAKARTPDPTDRTTPEVAAVCVYPDLAGVAAEALAGSGVQVASVATAFPSGRAALEVKLADTRAALAAGADEIDMVIDRGAFLAGRYLEVYEQIRAVRQAAAGARLKVIFETGELSTYDNIRRASWLGMLAGADFIKTSTGKVGVNATPANTLVLLEAVRDYRAATGVQVGVKPAGGIRTAKDAVKFLVLVNETAGDDWLDNRWFRFGASSLLNDLLMQRQKLRTGRYSGPDYVTVD, encoded by the coding sequence ATGCCCCGCACACCCACCGCAGCCGCCGGCCCCCCGGCGTCCCTCGCGGACGTGACGGCCTCCGACGCCGCGCTCCGCCGCTTCCTGCACGGTCTGCCCGGCGTCGACCCGGTCGGCCTGGAGGCGCGCGCCGCCGCCCTGGGCACCCGCTCCATCAAGACCACGGCCAAGGCGTACGCCCTGGACCTCGCGGTCTCCATGATCGACCTGACGACGCTGGAGGGCTCCGACACCCCCGGCAAGGTGCGCGCGCTGTGCGCCAAGGCCCGGACGCCCGACCCCACGGACCGTACGACGCCCGAGGTCGCGGCCGTCTGCGTGTACCCGGACCTGGCCGGCGTCGCCGCCGAGGCGCTGGCCGGCTCCGGCGTGCAGGTCGCCTCGGTGGCCACCGCCTTCCCCTCCGGGCGGGCGGCGCTGGAGGTGAAGCTCGCCGACACCCGCGCGGCGCTGGCGGCGGGCGCCGACGAGATCGACATGGTCATCGACCGCGGCGCCTTCCTCGCCGGCCGCTACCTGGAGGTCTACGAGCAGATCCGCGCGGTGCGCCAGGCCGCGGCCGGCGCCCGGCTGAAGGTGATCTTCGAGACCGGCGAGCTGTCCACGTACGACAACATCCGGCGCGCGAGCTGGCTGGGCATGCTGGCCGGCGCCGACTTCATCAAGACCTCGACGGGCAAGGTCGGCGTGAACGCCACCCCCGCCAACACCCTGGTCCTGCTCGAAGCCGTCCGGGACTACCGCGCGGCCACCGGCGTGCAGGTCGGCGTGAAGCCCGCGGGCGGCATCCGCACGGCCAAGGACGCGGTGAAGTTCCTGGTGCTCGTCAACGAGACGGCCGGGGACGACTGGCTGGACAACCGCTGGTTCCGCTTCGGCGCCTCCAGCCTCCTCAACGACCTGCTCATGCAGCGGCAGAAGCTGCGCACCGGCCGCTACTCCGGCCCCGACTACGTGACGGTGGACTGA
- a CDS encoding SigE family RNA polymerase sigma factor yields MNALHDSTTSAAVHTRLHAKGGSAEGMAPGRASRGAGESGAANARGCGRGAGRRPPYMVAIAGSTGPGGNAVGDGGSRAGGDGGSSTAYGEVPGETPGARAGAAAEGDSTAAFTAYVAERRASLYATAYHLTGDRFEAEDLLQSALFSTYRAWDRISDKAAVGGYLRRTMTNLHISAWRRRKLAEYPTEELPEAPGESDAMRGTELRTVLWQALARLPETQRTMLVLRYYEGRTDPEIADVLGISVGTVKSSIWRSLRRLRDDEALSFGRDREESFEELVA; encoded by the coding sequence ATGAACGCACTGCACGACAGCACCACCAGCGCAGCGGTTCACACACGTCTGCACGCCAAGGGGGGGAGTGCTGAGGGGATGGCTCCCGGCCGCGCCTCGCGCGGTGCGGGGGAGTCCGGTGCCGCGAACGCGCGGGGGTGCGGACGCGGCGCCGGGCGTCGTCCTCCGTACATGGTCGCGATCGCGGGCAGCACGGGCCCGGGGGGGAACGCCGTGGGGGACGGCGGGAGCAGGGCCGGGGGGGACGGCGGGAGTAGCACAGCGTACGGAGAGGTGCCGGGGGAAACGCCCGGCGCGCGGGCCGGGGCCGCCGCGGAGGGTGACAGCACCGCGGCGTTCACCGCCTACGTGGCCGAGCGGCGCGCCTCTCTGTACGCGACCGCCTACCACCTGACCGGCGACCGGTTCGAGGCGGAGGACCTGCTGCAGAGCGCGCTGTTCTCCACCTACCGGGCGTGGGACAGGATCAGCGACAAGGCGGCGGTGGGCGGCTACCTCCGCCGCACGATGACGAACCTGCACATCAGCGCCTGGCGCCGGCGCAAGCTCGCGGAGTACCCGACCGAGGAACTCCCCGAGGCGCCGGGGGAGTCGGACGCCATGCGCGGCACGGAGCTGCGCACGGTGCTCTGGCAGGCGCTGGCGCGGCTGCCCGAGACGCAGCGCACGATGCTCGTGCTGCGCTACTACGAGGGCAGGACCGACCCGGAGATCGCCGACGTGCTGGGGATCAGCGTGGGGACCGTCAAGAGCAGCATCTGGCGCTCGCTGCGCCGGCTGCGCGACGACGAGGCGCTGAGCTTCGGGCGGGACCGGGAGGAGTCGTTCGAAGAGCTCGTGGCCTGA
- a CDS encoding aldehyde dehydrogenase family protein: MTQADARLSVLKTYKLYVGGKFPRSESGRVYEVTDAKSRWLANAPRASRKDARDAVVAARKAVAGWSGATAYNRGQVLYRVAEMLQGRREQYVAEVADAEGLSKAKAAAQVDAAIDRWVWYAGWTDKIAQVAGGGNPVAGPYFNLSAPEPTGVVAVVAPQESALLGPVSVLAPVIATGNAAVVVAAEERPLPALSLAEVLATSDVPGGVVNVLSGRTAEIAPTLAAHQDVNAIDLTGADAELARELEVAAADNLKRVLRPRPPYDWTADPGTGRLTAFLETKTVWHPTGGLGVSGSAY; this comes from the coding sequence ATGACACAGGCGGATGCGAGGCTGTCGGTCCTGAAGACCTACAAGCTGTACGTGGGCGGGAAGTTCCCCCGCTCGGAGAGCGGGCGGGTGTACGAGGTGACCGACGCGAAGAGTCGCTGGCTCGCCAACGCGCCCCGCGCCTCCCGCAAGGACGCCCGCGACGCGGTGGTCGCCGCCCGCAAGGCCGTCGCCGGCTGGTCGGGCGCCACGGCGTACAACCGCGGCCAGGTGCTCTACCGGGTGGCGGAGATGCTCCAGGGGCGGCGCGAGCAGTACGTCGCGGAGGTCGCCGACGCCGAGGGGCTCTCGAAGGCGAAGGCGGCGGCGCAGGTGGACGCGGCGATCGACCGCTGGGTCTGGTACGCGGGGTGGACCGACAAGATCGCCCAGGTCGCGGGCGGCGGAAACCCGGTCGCCGGGCCGTACTTCAACCTCTCCGCGCCGGAACCGACGGGCGTCGTCGCCGTCGTGGCGCCGCAGGAGTCGGCGCTGCTGGGGCCGGTGTCGGTGCTGGCGCCGGTGATCGCGACGGGCAACGCGGCGGTGGTCGTCGCCGCGGAGGAGCGGCCGCTGCCGGCGCTGTCGCTGGCGGAGGTGCTGGCCACGTCGGACGTGCCGGGGGGCGTGGTGAACGTGCTCTCGGGGCGTACCGCCGAGATCGCGCCGACGCTGGCCGCGCACCAGGACGTCAACGCCATCGACCTGACGGGCGCGGACGCGGAGCTGGCGCGGGAGCTGGAGGTCGCGGCGGCGGACAACCTCAAGCGGGTGCTGCGCCCGCGCCCGCCGTACGACTGGACGGCGGACCCGGGCACGGGGCGGCTGACGGCGTTCCTGGAGACGAAGACGGTCTGGCACCCGACGGGCGGCCTGGGTGTGAGCGGCTCGGCGTACTGA
- a CDS encoding response regulator transcription factor: MPSLLLIEDDDAIRTALEMSLSRQGHRVTTAATGEDGLKLLREQRPDLIVLDVMLPGIDGFEVCRRIRRTDQLPIILLTARSDDIDVVVGLESGADDYVVKPVQGRVLDARIRAVLRRGERETTDSATFGNVVIDRSAMTVTKDGEHLQLTPTELRLLLELSRRPGQALSRQQLLQLVWEHDYLGDSRLVDACVQRLRAKVEDVPSAPTLIKTVRGVGYRLDPPS; encoded by the coding sequence GTGCCTTCTCTGTTGCTGATCGAGGACGACGACGCCATCCGCACCGCGCTGGAGATGTCCCTCTCCCGCCAGGGCCACCGCGTGACCACCGCGGCGACCGGTGAGGACGGGCTCAAGCTGCTGCGCGAGCAGCGGCCCGACCTGATCGTGCTGGATGTGATGCTGCCGGGCATCGACGGCTTCGAGGTGTGCCGGCGCATCCGCCGCACCGACCAGTTGCCGATCATCCTGCTGACCGCGCGCAGCGACGACATCGACGTGGTGGTCGGACTGGAGTCGGGCGCCGACGACTACGTCGTCAAGCCCGTGCAGGGGCGGGTGCTGGACGCCCGTATCCGCGCGGTGCTGCGCCGCGGCGAGCGGGAGACGACCGACTCGGCCACCTTCGGCAACGTCGTCATCGACCGCTCGGCGATGACGGTGACCAAGGACGGCGAGCATCTGCAACTGACGCCGACGGAGCTGCGGCTGCTGCTGGAGCTGAGCCGCCGGCCCGGCCAGGCGCTCTCCCGCCAGCAGTTGCTGCAGTTGGTCTGGGAGCACGACTACCTGGGCGACTCCCGGCTGGTCGACGCCTGCGTGCAGCGGCTGCGCGCGAAGGTCGAGGACGTCCCGTCCGCGCCGACCCTCATCAAGACCGTGCGCGGGGTGGGCTACCGGCTGGATCCGCCCTCGTGA
- a CDS encoding aldehyde dehydrogenase family protein produces MTKLFTYAPAPESRSVVDIAPSYGLFVDGEFAEAADGRVFKSVAPATEEVLSEVARAGEADVDRAVAAARRAFTSWSALPGAERGKYLFRIARLIQERSRELAVLETLDNGKPIRETRDADLPLVAAHFFYYAGWADKLGYAGFGTDPKPLGVAGQVIPWNFPLLMLAWKIAPALACGNTVVLKPAETTPLSALFFADICRQAGLPRGVVNILPGYGDAGAALVAHPDVDKVAFTGSTAVGKEIARAVAGTDKRLTLELGGKGANIVFDDAPIDQAVEGIVGGIFFNQGQVCCAGSRLLVQESVADELLESLKRRLGTLRLGDPLDKNTDIGAVNSAEQLARITELADAGDAEGAQRWTAPCELPASGYWFAPTLFTGVTQAHRIAREEIFGPVLSVLTFRTPAEAVAKANNTPYGLSAGVWTEKGSRILAVADRLRAGVVWANTFNKFDPTSPFGGYKESGFGREGGRHGLEAYLR; encoded by the coding sequence ATGACCAAGCTCTTCACGTACGCGCCCGCACCCGAGTCCCGCTCGGTCGTCGACATCGCGCCCAGTTACGGCCTCTTCGTCGACGGCGAGTTCGCCGAGGCCGCCGACGGCAGGGTCTTCAAGTCCGTCGCCCCCGCGACCGAGGAGGTGCTCTCCGAGGTCGCGCGCGCCGGCGAGGCGGACGTCGACCGCGCGGTCGCCGCCGCGCGGCGGGCGTTCACCTCCTGGTCGGCGCTGCCGGGCGCGGAGCGCGGCAAGTACTTGTTCCGCATCGCGCGCCTCATCCAGGAGCGCTCGCGCGAGCTGGCGGTGCTGGAGACGCTCGACAACGGCAAGCCCATCCGCGAGACCCGGGACGCCGACCTGCCGCTGGTCGCCGCCCACTTCTTCTACTACGCCGGCTGGGCCGACAAGCTCGGCTACGCCGGCTTCGGTACGGACCCGAAGCCGCTGGGCGTCGCCGGCCAGGTCATCCCGTGGAACTTCCCGCTGCTGATGCTGGCCTGGAAGATCGCCCCGGCGCTGGCATGCGGCAACACCGTGGTGCTCAAGCCCGCCGAGACCACCCCGCTGTCCGCGCTGTTCTTCGCCGACATCTGCCGCCAGGCCGGGCTGCCCAGGGGCGTGGTCAACATCCTCCCCGGCTACGGCGACGCGGGCGCGGCGCTCGTCGCGCACCCGGACGTGGACAAGGTCGCGTTCACCGGCTCCACGGCCGTCGGCAAGGAGATCGCCCGCGCCGTCGCCGGCACGGACAAGCGGCTCACCCTGGAGCTGGGCGGCAAGGGCGCCAACATCGTCTTCGACGACGCGCCGATCGACCAGGCCGTCGAGGGCATCGTCGGCGGCATCTTCTTCAACCAGGGCCAGGTCTGCTGCGCCGGCTCCCGGCTGCTCGTGCAGGAGTCGGTCGCCGACGAACTGCTGGAGTCGCTGAAGCGGCGGCTCGGCACGCTGCGGCTGGGCGACCCGCTGGACAAGAACACCGACATCGGCGCCGTCAACTCCGCCGAGCAGCTCGCCCGGATCACGGAGCTGGCCGACGCCGGCGACGCGGAGGGCGCGCAGCGCTGGACGGCGCCGTGCGAACTGCCCGCCAGCGGCTACTGGTTCGCGCCGACGCTCTTCACCGGCGTGACGCAGGCGCACCGCATCGCGCGCGAGGAGATCTTCGGCCCGGTGCTGTCGGTGCTGACGTTCCGTACCCCCGCGGAGGCGGTCGCGAAGGCCAACAACACGCCGTACGGGCTGTCCGCCGGCGTGTGGACGGAGAAGGGCTCGCGGATCCTGGCGGTGGCCGACCGGCTGCGCGCGGGCGTCGTGTGGGCGAACACGTTCAACAAGTTCGATCCGACCTCGCCGTTCGGCGGCTACAAGGAGTCGGGCTTCGGCCGCGAGGGCGGCCGCCACGGGCTGGAGGCGTACCTGCGATGA
- a CDS encoding substrate-binding domain-containing protein translates to MSHANAAPGGRPPGNAPVGLPRWARLPVLATGLALLLAALLSVDMPRAYGASYVKISGAGSTWSQNAIDEWVSNVRQFGMPVDYKGVGSSQGRTQFKNGTVDYGVSEIPYGLKDSATGVTEAPPSRDYAYMPIVAGGTAFMYNLEVSGRKVTNLRLSGSTVTGIFTGKIKYWNDAAVRRDNPGLSLPRVKVVPVVRSDGSGTTAQFTEWMSQMHGGAWNDYCRAAGRSTPCGMTSNYPTLAGSGFISQATSLGVSGYVRQDHAVGAITYVEYSYARNTGFPVAKVLNKSDYYVEPTASSVAVALTRADINDNKGSVRYLTQELDRVYRHTDRRAYPLSSYSYMILPTSLESGMTNKKGRTLGAFGHYFLCEGQQNADDLGYSPLPANLVKAGFTQVNRVPGAQKKDPGNLRDCKNPTIGPNGNSLLNNAPYPPACDKKDGPTQCATGTGGAKDPTPVRGGGSGDGTGSGGGTGGPGNGDGDGTGPDADGDGDGDGDGSGADSGGGADGAGGPGDGAVIDPETGEVLGDGTDGAGSDVIGTSVGIGAEQTWGMRTALMLLSAAMLVGVVVAPPVVSRYLDNRRRRRGRAA, encoded by the coding sequence GTGTCGCACGCGAACGCCGCCCCGGGCGGCCGCCCCCCGGGCAACGCCCCGGTGGGCCTGCCCCGCTGGGCGCGCCTGCCCGTGCTGGCCACCGGGCTGGCGCTGCTGCTGGCAGCCCTGCTGAGCGTCGACATGCCACGGGCCTACGGCGCGAGCTACGTCAAGATCAGCGGCGCCGGGTCGACCTGGAGCCAGAACGCCATCGACGAGTGGGTCTCCAACGTCCGCCAGTTCGGCATGCCCGTCGACTACAAGGGCGTGGGCTCCAGCCAGGGCCGCACACAGTTCAAGAACGGCACCGTGGACTACGGCGTCTCCGAGATCCCGTACGGCCTGAAGGACTCGGCGACCGGCGTCACCGAAGCCCCGCCCTCCCGCGACTACGCCTACATGCCGATCGTGGCCGGCGGCACGGCGTTCATGTACAACCTGGAGGTCAGCGGCCGGAAGGTGACCAACCTCCGGCTGTCCGGCTCGACGGTCACCGGCATCTTCACCGGGAAGATCAAGTACTGGAACGACGCGGCCGTGCGCCGGGACAATCCCGGTCTCAGCCTGCCCCGCGTCAAGGTGGTCCCCGTGGTCCGCTCGGACGGCTCCGGCACCACCGCGCAGTTCACCGAGTGGATGTCGCAGATGCACGGCGGCGCGTGGAACGACTACTGCCGCGCGGCCGGCCGGTCCACGCCCTGCGGGATGACCTCGAACTACCCGACGCTCGCCGGCTCGGGGTTCATCTCCCAGGCGACGTCGCTGGGCGTCTCCGGCTACGTCCGGCAGGACCACGCCGTCGGCGCGATCACGTACGTCGAGTACTCCTACGCCCGCAACACCGGCTTCCCGGTGGCGAAGGTGCTGAACAAGTCCGACTACTACGTCGAGCCGACCGCGTCCTCGGTCGCCGTGGCGCTGACCCGCGCGGACATCAACGACAACAAGGGTTCGGTGCGCTACCTCACCCAGGAGCTGGACCGCGTCTACCGGCACACCGACCGGCGCGCCTACCCGCTCTCCAGCTACAGCTACATGATCCTGCCCACCTCGCTGGAGAGCGGGATGACCAACAAGAAGGGCCGGACACTGGGCGCGTTCGGCCACTACTTCCTCTGCGAGGGCCAGCAGAACGCGGACGACCTGGGCTACTCGCCGCTGCCGGCGAACCTGGTCAAGGCGGGCTTCACCCAGGTCAACCGGGTGCCGGGGGCGCAGAAAAAGGACCCCGGGAACCTCCGGGACTGCAAGAACCCCACCATCGGCCCGAACGGCAACAGCCTCCTCAACAACGCCCCCTACCCGCCGGCGTGCGACAAGAAGGACGGCCCCACCCAGTGCGCGACGGGCACCGGCGGCGCGAAGGACCCGACCCCCGTCAGGGGTGGCGGGTCCGGCGACGGCACCGGTTCGGGCGGTGGCACCGGCGGCCCCGGCAACGGCGACGGAGACGGCACCGGCCCGGACGCCGACGGTGACGGTGACGGCGACGGCGACGGCTCCGGTGCGGACTCCGGCGGCGGCGCCGACGGCGCCGGCGGACCCGGCGACGGCGCCGTCATCGACCCCGAGACCGGTGAGGTGCTCGGCGACGGCACGGACGGCGCCGGCTCCGACGTCATCGGCACGAGCGTCGGTATCGGTGCGGAGCAGACCTGGGGGATGCGGACGGCGCTGATGCTGCTGTCCGCGGCGATGCTCGTCGGCGTGGTCGTCGCGCCGCCGGTCGTCTCCCGCTACCTCGACAACAGAAGGAGGCGCCGTGGGCGCGCTGCTTAG
- a CDS encoding PH domain-containing protein produces the protein MSKETPAARPKYADRAYRSVAGIAAGVLLLALGGWLGVDALVRGSGQARALAVAALVAGVPLVVALTLRPVVYAGEERLRVRNPFRTIVVPWGRVEEIRAGYSSEVVTEDATYQMWAIPVSLRARKKANRRRDRAAAGAGGGLFSPSSRPALSDPEMRRPGGTGAGSLDPMADDPTPTADKSIRELRELAHTYADREGAQGPVSVRWAYEIIGPAVAGSLALIIAVAVG, from the coding sequence ATGAGCAAGGAGACCCCGGCCGCCCGGCCGAAGTACGCCGATCGCGCCTACCGCTCCGTCGCCGGCATCGCCGCCGGCGTCCTGCTCCTGGCCCTCGGCGGCTGGCTCGGCGTCGACGCCCTGGTCCGCGGCAGCGGGCAGGCGCGGGCGCTCGCCGTGGCCGCGCTGGTCGCGGGGGTGCCGCTGGTGGTGGCGCTGACGCTGCGTCCCGTGGTGTACGCGGGCGAGGAGCGGCTGCGGGTGCGCAACCCGTTCCGCACCATCGTGGTGCCGTGGGGGCGGGTCGAGGAGATCCGGGCGGGCTACTCCAGCGAGGTCGTCACCGAGGACGCCACGTACCAGATGTGGGCGATTCCCGTCTCGCTGCGCGCCCGCAAGAAGGCCAACCGCCGCCGGGACCGTGCGGCGGCCGGCGCCGGCGGGGGGCTGTTCAGCCCGTCCAGCCGCCCGGCGCTGTCGGACCCGGAAATGCGCCGCCCCGGCGGCACGGGCGCGGGCTCTCTGGACCCGATGGCGGACGACCCGACGCCGACGGCCGACAAGTCGATCCGCGAGCTGCGCGAGCTGGCGCACACGTACGCCGACCGCGAGGGCGCGCAGGGGCCGGTGTCGGTGCGCTGGGCGTACGAGATCATCGGCCCGGCGGTCGCGGGGAGCCTGGCTCTGATCATCGCCGTCGCGGTGGGCTGA